From one Salvelinus sp. IW2-2015 linkage group LG11, ASM291031v2, whole genome shotgun sequence genomic stretch:
- the LOC111969756 gene encoding leiomodin-1, which translates to MSRRKVRGLTRTGRQVSEDPDLDVLLSNLSPEQIEELEKEVLVAPNLDPNEERAIEQPATNTVRDRDAKLDSRERPGKLSQKEQSIEGEPKKESRKQEYLRTMGLSQEGKEGRGIRRQSSITTERENKMEERNNKRPNSTKEDRVSLSNRYRREESKDKEVKETSRERFRREESKDAEVKDTTRDRSRREESKDSDVKDTTREKYRRGEKRDSDVKETARDRFRRQESRDSLEKEDAKERERNEDNKLMEKRDKRLSTSNKTKEMISKLQEKNEKEEIKEKERKEDMKKRDENKTRGLVSRFVEKQSRVEESKTDDKKNRVEEKDKPGKDKSDLKLERQKSPTEKESGSEKQEEKEDPKEKAKEDGKENKKDVGLKRKESIKEKDRRSIRDKEREEKGETEEKTGKDANEGLKPSKGEEQRGNCVTNKSTPSKTKVEEEEDEDSSMFSDLIEQVCSNNPTMTELNVNNSEVIKAKTLIQFAEALNKNTHIKTFALANCRADDHVAYAIAGTLRTNTSITSINLDSNLLTPKGIMALIQALQKNTTLTELRFHNQRHICGGKTEMEMTKILKDNTTLLKLGYGFELAGPRMTMTNILSRNMDKQRQRRLQEQKLAQANGEKKGMLEVPKTAGGFLRVSPKASPKPSPHPSPMPSPKLTQKRGPGGGPPPPPPPGGPPPPPPPPPMLDIDSLRNSLTPASQRKMDDKANKTGGTNSRDQLLDSIRNANMKILKKVAVPKLLQ; encoded by the exons ATGTCCAGGAGGAAGGTGAGGGGACTGACGCGGACAGGGCGGCAGGTGAGCGAGGACCCTGACCTGGATGTCCTTTTGTCCAACCTKTCCCCTGAGCAGATtgaggagctggagaaggaggTATTGGTGGCCCCCAACCTGGATCCCAATGAGGAAAGAGCCATAGAGCAGCCTGCCACTAATACTGTCCGGGACCGGGATGCTAAGCTGGACAGCCGGGAGCGTCCGGGGAAGCTCAGCCAAAAGGAACAGTCTATTGAG GGGGAACCCAAGAAGGAGAGCCGGAAACAAGAGTACCTGAGGACGATGGGCCTGAGTCAGGAGGGGAAAGAAGGAAGGGGTATCAGAAGGCAATCAAGTATCACAACAGAACGAGAGaacaagatggaggagagaaataACAAAAGACCAAACAGCACGAAAGAGGACAGAGTCAGCCTGTCCAATAgatataggagagaggagagcaaagaCAAAGAAGTAAAAGAGACCTCTAGAGAAAGAttcaggagagaagagagtaaagaCGCTGAAGTGAAAGATACAACTAGAGACAGATCCAGGAGAGAGGAAAGTAAAGACAGTGATGTAAAGGATACAACTCGAGAAAAatacaggagaggggagaaaagggaCAGTGATGTTAAAGAAACGGCCAGAGACAGATTCAGGAGACAGGAGAGTAGAGACAGTTTAGAGAAAGAGGACgccaaagaaagagagagaaatgaggataACAAGCTTATGGAGAAAAGAGACAAGAGGTTGAGCACCAGTAataagacaaaggaaatgatctcCAAGTTACAAGAGAAAAATGAAAAAGAGGAGatcaaggagaaagaaagaaaagaggataTGAAAAAAAGAGACGAGAACAAGACAAGGGGACTTGTGTCAAGGTTTGTGGAGAAGCAAAGTCGGGTTGAAGAGAGTAAAACAGACGATAAAAAAAACAGAGTGGAAGAGAAGGACAAGCCAGGGAAGGACAAGTCTGACTTGAAACTTGAGAGACAAAAGTCGCcaacagagaaggagagcggaAGTGAGAagcaagaggagaaggaagatccTAAGGAGAAAGCGAAAGAAGATGGTAAGGAGAATAAGAAAGATGTGGGGTTAAAACGCAAGGAAAGTATAAAAGAGAAAGATAGGAGGAGTATTAGAGacaaggaaagagaagagaaaggggaaaCAGAGGAGAAAACGGGAAAAGATGCAAACGAAGGACTAAAACCCAGCAAGGGTGAGGAACAACGTGGGAACTGTGTGACGAACAAGAGCACACCTAGCAAGACCAaagtagaggaggaagaagacgAGGACTCCAGCATGTTCAGCGACCTCATAGAGCAAGTTTGCAGCAACAACCCCACCATGACAGAGCTCAACGTAAACAACTCGGAGGTCATCAAGGCTAAAACACTCATCCAGTTTGCAGAGGCCttgaataaaaacacacacattaagaCTTTTGCCCTGGCCAACTGCCGTGCTGATGACCACGTGGCCTACGCCATTGCGGGCACCTTACGCACCAATACATCTATCACAAGCATCAACCTGGATTCCAACCTTCTCACCCCCAAGGGTATTATGGCCCTGATCCAGGCCTTGCAGAAAAACACCACACTCACCGAACTGCGCTTCCACAACCAGAGACACATCTGCGGAGGCAAGACAGAGATGGAGATGACCAAGATACTGAAAGACAACACCACCCTCCTGAAGCTGGGCTACGGCTTTGAGCTGGCCGGCCCACGCATGACCATGACCAACATCCTGAGCCGCAACATGGACAAGCAGCGACAGCGACGCCTACAGGAGCAGAAGCTGGCCCAGGCCAATGGTGAGAAGAAAGGGATGCTGGAGGTGCCCAAGACTGCTGGGGGATTCCTCAGGGTTTCCCCCAAGGCTTCCCCTAAACCCTCCCCACACCCCTCACCAATGCCCTCCCCGAAGTTGACTCAAAAAAGAGGACCAGGAGGGggacctcctccaccccctcctcctgggggcccacctccacctccacctccaccccccaTGCTGGACATAGACTCCCTGCGAAACTCCCTGACGCCCGCATCACAGAGGAAGATGGATGATAAGGCCAACAAAACAGGTGGTACGAACTCTAGGGACCAACTGCTGGACTCCATTAGGAATGCCAATATGAAGATACTGAAGAAG GTTGCGGTACCAAAGCTGTTGCAGTAA